A part of Bacillus rossius redtenbacheri isolate Brsri chromosome 1, Brsri_v3, whole genome shotgun sequence genomic DNA contains:
- the LOC134527555 gene encoding uncharacterized protein LOC134527555 — MCEQTPFSYQSGQVVWVKLGSCWWPGEARAYDELPEDAKTSFKKVPVAVVQFFQEEKYEYVRNYDQVCLYNCRRKNEFIQKGLEMLRKHKNEQFMNKFPSDVIRAEELTNGDPNIIKKFQSMPDERPDYNVIFGKNGKSPRKGRSPSKFKRRSLPARRKIDLNVLVPDNRILFGRRSVDSVLSKPEEDHKLFIRVQPCPDKDYISTTNVLPTEQTYSCFLCDFKTKRLEGFMAHRKSHLSSTYGAPRPQTTTPKRSRKKTDSASSKKRTSYPPSATSRSRANKKSLSYTSKSPNTKTEVAQLELSKPDDSEPVKTSKASHKKKVVAKEPEIPETKSLIKSPISQKKAPRKRKNEDVIKTQLLADWDDEDPTLLQQEEERIKKKCKASCFDFDDSADSILDTELEERANKFARTRNIPIIPKPESGSKRQRLDDLPSTSKNTQSSKKRPFEETFRRNKRSKSNVVDPNEEEAYTKLMLGDAVPEYEPLLESLAMPCSDNNNTLVEGGQEEVKLNGLEASREADVTVLELSDECNSRESIVHVNEQDSSEVVFCNEQELIGGQVEESAELINDDGDIEEKDQGLPGELQDNSTEPSPKQQTGSSELEMARHCPLPDVVADVAPVEVDSSEAPGSKEDCGPEHADMANSADVTESVAIVSCDGEAENIEHSSQSEIKKDDDEDDDMPELICVERRASRKTVFFSGEYGEGSDQGESVSSATTPEIEEQVAKQSDEVEARAPGPNEASSHEEAQPPMSVLASNEIDASSSKELCGPSMQVCVDEVEAGLLRTYNNVTHVNEETGENVLEGENSEEITIIGFKSGTIKDLKEMDENMREKSTTSSLGLSQEGSAAGDVPESAEVAASDTRHITEFSDSDNALIKILDGSADDDKLDGEEIHVVEGSLPANEEESLSNKEEDPYSSKVGDISKVEVSRDEIVAEWSDEFEEDNHAAPTRERAIEVIDLDKSESESNDGAEKEEDTAADPEDTSTEETIMEMEEGRDAVMSKTVLATDAGKYEDMELDINSMPVVVEDAVIKDDNGASYGCVPPSTSHISVVGTSASASLPPATLLLSSATTPVKTLANNIVIVSSQSCQLPLTAKGIFTTPHSKVVIMPRAARGRKLAPVLVANSSGLTTRMCTESEQESFFKEGRKTLLQRVRPKITLQPSKTKPLLPNIQKSITGAEAAGVKIIQSKSVVLPGTSLIHASSSGVTRALKVDPTGLQSVAVQGTLPKILVGSGGTQTFLLQKSIPKLTSLSSNTNPQGSKRVTNFFPLVKGSGINSKQVVISQPSRKPPKGQAAGSSMQLVAASHLQPPKKARQAFSYQGSKAVPTTTIEISVCGAQPVVAPASAVQRSTSASSIPRIPSSAILPGAPASTTPIVVGAQGSPSFVLIVDPGDAQPCRAAPGQDILAAALANTEVFTPEACLRDTLAVASSTQAVLPAVPPAGPPLVLETPALTEPIMTPQEVPSRVHAVQCPSMPLLTDQER; from the coding sequence AAATGTTGCGAAAACATAAAAATGAACAGTTCATGAACAAGTTTCCCAGTGACGTGATTCGAGCTGAAGAGCTCACAAACGGGGATCCCAACATCATCAAAAAATTCCAGTCAATGCCTGATGAACGTCCAGACTACAATGTCATTTTTGGCAAGAACGGAAAGTCACCGCGTAAAGGGCGGTCACCAAGCAAGTTCAAAAGGAGGTCATTGCCAGCGAGACGAAAAATAGATCTTAATGTTCTCGTGCCAGACAACAGAATACTGTTTGGAAGGCGCTCCGTTGATTCTGTTCTCAGCAAGCCAGAGGAAGATCACAAGTTATTCATAAGAGTTCAGCCTTGCCCAGATAAAGATTATATAAGTACAACTAATGTCCTTCCGACCGAGCAGACTTACTCATGTTTCTTGTGCGACTTCAAAACAAAGCGGTTAGAGGGCTTTATGGCGCACAGGAAGAGTCATCTGTCGTCAACATATGGAGCCCCCCGGCCTCAGACGACCACCCCCAAGAGGAGCAGGAAGAAGACAGACAGTGCTAGCAGCAAGAAGAGAACCAGCTACCCACCATCTGCCACCTCACGGTCAAGAGCCAACAAGAAAAGTCTCTCTTATACGTCAAAATCACCAAACACTAAGACTGAAGTAGCTCAACTTGAATTGTCGAAACCTGATGATTCAGAACCAGTAAAAACTAGCAAGGCTAGTCACAAAAAGAAAGTTGTGGCTAAGGAACCTGAAATCCCAGAAACAAAGTCTTTGATAAAGTCACCCATCAGCCAGAAGAAAGCACCCAGAAAAAGGAAGAACGAAGATGTTATTAAAACGCAACTACTCGCAGATTGGGATGATGAAGATCCCACGCTTCTTCAGCAAGAGGAAGAGAGGATCAAGAAGAAGTGCAAGGCATCATGTTTTGACTTTGATGACTCTGCAGACTCCATCTTGGATACAGAACTTGAAGAGCGTGCAAATAAATTTGCAAGAACAAGAAATATCCCTATAATCCCAAAACCCGAGTCTGGTTCCAAGAGGCAGCGTTTAGATGATTTACCTTCCACATCAAAAAACACACAGTCATCGAAGAAGAGGCCTTTTGAGGAAACTTTTAGACGAAACAAGAGGTCGAAGAGCAATGTGGTTGACCCAAATGAAGAAGAGGCCTATACAAAGCTCATGCTTGGTGATGCCGTTCCTGAATATGAGCCTCTCCTAGAGTCTTTGGCTATGCCGTGCTCAGATAACAACAATACGCTTGTGGAGGGAGGGCAAGAAGAGGTGAAACTGAATGGCCTTGAAGCTAGTCGGGAAGCTGATGTGACTGTTTTGGAATTGTCAGATGAGTGTAACAGCAGAGAGAGCATTGTGCACGTTAATGAACAGGACAGTTCGGAAGTGGTATTCTGTAACGAACAAGAGTTAATTGGCGGCCAAGTTGAGGAGTCTGCTGAGCTCATTAACGATGATGGTGACATCGAGGAGAAGGATCAAGGGCTGCCAGGCGAGCTGCAGGACAACAGCACTGAACCATCGCCCAAACAGCAGACTGGAAGTAGTGAGTTGGAGATGGCCAGACACTGTCCCTTGCCAGATGTCGTGGCAGATGTTGCTCCAGTGGAGGTTGACTCCAGTGAAGCTCCAGGTAGCAAGGAAGATTGTGGACCAGAACACGCAGACATGGCAAATTCTGCAGATGTAACTGAGAGTGTAGCCATTGTTAGCTGTGATGGTGAAGCAGAGAATATTGAGCATTCCAGTCAGTCAGAAATCAAaaaagatgatgatgaagatgatgatatgCCAGAATTAATATGTGTGGAACGTCGTGCTTCCCGTAAAACTGTCTTCTTTAGTGGTGAATATGGCGAAGGCAGTGACCAAGGTGAGAGTGTAAGCAGTGCAACCACACCAGAGATTGAAGAACAAGTAGCAAAGCAAAGCGATGAAGTAGAAGCTAGGGCTCCTGGTCCAAATGAAGCATCAAGTCATGAGGAGGCACAACCGCCCATGTCTGTACTGGCAAGTAATGAGATTGATGCATCCAGTTCAAAAGAGTTGTGTGGTCCCAGCATGCAGGTATGCGTTGATGAGGTTGAAGCAGGTTTGCTACGCACCTACAATAATGTTACACATGTGAATGAAGAAACTGGAGAGAACGTTCTGGAGGGAGAAAATTCTGAAGAAATTACAATAATTGGGTTCAAATCTGGTACCATCAAGGATTTAAAAGAAATGGACGAAAACATGAGAGAAAAAAGTACTACATCATCTTTAGGCTTGTCTCAAGAAGGTAGTGCAGCCGGTGACGTGCCAGAATCAGCCGAAGTTGCTGCAAGTGACACTCGTCACATCACTGAATTCAGTGATTCTGATAATGCATTAATAAAGATACTCGATGGTTCTGCAGATGATGACAAATTGGATGGTGAAGAAATTCATGTAGTGGAAGGATCTCTTCCTGCAAACGAGGAAGAATCACTTTCTAATAAAGAGGAAGACCCATACTCCTCGAAAGTAGGAGATATTTCAAAAGTGGAAGTGTCTCGTGATGAAATAGTGGCAGAGTGGTCAGATGAGTTTGAAGAAGATAATCATGCTGCCCCAACGAGAGAGAGAGCCATAGAGGTGATTGATTTGGACAAGAGTGAAAGTGAGAGTAATGATGGGGCTGAGAAGGAGGAAGACACTGCAGCTGACCCCGAGGACACGAGCACCGAGGAAACAATAATGGAAATGGAAGAGGGGAGAGATGCGGTGATGTCAAAGACTGTTCTCGCCACGGACGCGGGGAAGTATGAGGACATGGAGCTGGACATCAACTCCATGCCTGTGGTGGTGGAAGACGCGGTCATCAAGGACGACAACGGCGCTAGCTATGGCTGCGTGCCTCCGAGCACCAGCCACATCTCTGTAGTGGGGACCTCGGCCTCTGCGTCGCTGCCCCCTGCCACACTGCTCCTCAGCTCCGCGACCACTCCTGTCAAGACGCTGGCCAACAACATAGTCATCGTCTCGAGCCAGAGCTGCCAGCTGCCCCTGACAGCGAAGGGCATATTCACCACCCCACACAGCAAAGTAGTCATAATGCCGAGGGCGGCACGAGGCAGGAAGCTGGCACCAGTGCTTGTCGCCAACTCCAGTGGCCTTACCACCCGCATGTGCACCGAGAGCGAGCAGGAAAGCTTCTTCAAGGAGGGTAGGAAAACTCTTCTGCAGAGGGTTAGGCCAAAAATAACCTTACAGCCCTCGAAAACAAAGCCATTGTTGCCAAACATACAGAAGAGCATAACCGGTGCGGAAGCAGCTGGCGTGAAAATCATACAAAGTAAAAGTGTGGTGTTGCCTGGAACATCGCTCATTCATGCCTCGTCGTCTGGCGTGACGAGAGCCCTGAAAGTGGATCCCACTGGACTGCAGAGTGTGGCTGTGCAAGGAACACTGCCGAAGATCCTGGTTGGTTCTGGCGGCACACAGACATTCCTGCTGCAGAAGAGCATACCGAAGCTCACTTCATTATCTTCCAACACCAACCCACAGGGCTCCAAAAGggtaaccaatttttttcctttggtgaAAGGCAGTGGAATCAATTCCAAACAGGTGGTGATCTCTCAGCCTAGCAGAAAGCCTCCCAAAGGGCAGGCGGCCGGTTCGTCCATGCAGTTGGTGGCGGCATCTCATCTGCAGCCTCCCAAAAAGGCAAGGCAGGCATTCTCGTACCAGGGCTCCAAGGCTGTGCCCACTACCACCATAGAGATATCTGTGTGCGGGGCGCAGCCGGTCGTGGCACCAGCCTCAGCCGTGCAGCGTAGCACGAGCGCGTCCTCCATCCCCAGGATCCCGTCGTCTGCCATCTTGCCGGGTGCACCTGCATCGACGACGCCCATCGTGGTGGGCGCACAGGGCTCCCCCTCCTTCGTGCTCATTGTGGACCCCGGCGATGCCCAGCCATGCCGCGCCGCGCCGGGCCAGGACATCCTGGCGGCGGCGCTCGCCAACACAGAAGTGTTCACCCCAGAGGCATGCCTGCGCGACACGCTGGCTGTGGCGAGCAGTACACAGGCTGTGCTGCCAGCCGTGCCCCCCGCTGGACCCCCCCTGGTGCTGGAGACACCTGCGCTCACTGAGCCCATCATGACGCCCCAGGAGGTGCCGTCGCGCGTGCATGCTGTGCAATGCCCCTCCATGCCACTGCTCACGGACCAGGAGAGGTAA